Proteins co-encoded in one Daphnia carinata strain CSIRO-1 chromosome 3, CSIRO_AGI_Dcar_HiC_V3, whole genome shotgun sequence genomic window:
- the LOC130685268 gene encoding serotriflin-like, with amino-acid sequence MLMMMTTTMRATTDKVTSRTAAYVALLLVYVSLSAMHSANAWRNDRRPKFFGDKVPVKMLNPVHQSTQKKIVMYHNFFRSRVHPPAADMLAMTWHAEAARDAQRWADQCQFLIHDNVTGRWVDDFGSCGQNIFVSTHQVPWMFATKTWFLEKHNFTYGSPQNNLFEVGHYTQMVWAATHKVGCGFTKCPYRPDKRSRTTKRSGGRSSIKHPKYFYNYVCNYCPIGNYMERLGRPYKKGPSCGRCKGSCKLRKLCTNSCSYADLWVNCRELNTTWNQWLCHNNSKEGLDRKRHCRATCECTGKIYTQLGRIKV; translated from the exons atgttgatgatgatgacgacgacgatgcGGGCGACAACGGATAAAGTGACGAGCCGAACGGCCGCCTACGTCGCGCTACTTCTCGTCTACGTCTCGCTGTCGGCCATGCATTCGGCCAACGCTTGGCGCAACGACCGCA GACCCAAATTTTTTGGCGATAAAGTGCCGGTGAAAATGCTGAACCCAGTACACCAAAGTACGCAGAAGAAGATCGTGATGTATCACAATTTCTTCCGATCACGGGTCCATCCTCCAGCTGCTGACATGTTGGCCATG ACTTGGCACGCTGAAGCCGCAAGAGATGCACAACGCTGGGCGGACCAGTGCCAATTCCTGATCCACGACAATGTCACCGGCCGATGGGTTGACGACTTCGGATCTTGTGGCCAGAACATATTCGTATCGACTCATCAAGTTCCATG GATGTTCGCCACTAAAACGTGGTTCCTGGAGAAACACAACTTTACGTACGGCTCGCCGCAGAACAATCTGTTCGAGGTGGGCCACTACACTCAGATGGTGTGGGCGGCAACGCACAAAGTCGGTTGCGGTTTCACCAAATGTCCATACAGACCTGACAAACGGTCGAGGACGACCAAAAGATCTGGCGGAAGGTCGTCGATCAAACATCCGAAATACTTTTACAACTATGTTTGTAATTATTGCCCGAT AGGGAATTATATGGAACGTCTGGGCCGTCCATACAAGAAAGGCCCGTCCTGCGGCCGCTGCAAGGGATCCTGCAAGTTGCGCAAACTTTGCACCAATTCCTGCTCATACGCCGACTTGTGGGTCAACTGTCGCGAGCTAAACACAACGTGGAACCAGTGGCTTTGTCACAACAATTCCAAGGAAGGACTCGACCGAAAGAGACACTGTCGGGCAACGTGTGAATGCACCGGCAAAATCTACACGCAGCTCGGCCGCATCAAAGTGTAG
- the LOC130685256 gene encoding angio-associated migratory cell protein-like — translation MGENNTPPVSPREQGPNESDEEGIGTQNEDDDFEVIEVYEGNEDEEDVTDGEWREEGEGEMDEADVPDDAVITFKQHSGSVFCCSIEPKESKLVVSGGEDDKAFVWNISDGEVAFECGNHQDSVTCALFSHDGCYVATADMGGFIQVWKVATKSVVWTFETGDLNWLDWHPASHILFAGTVAGETWLWKIPSGDCKTLPGHGERNECGKILPDGRRIAVGYVDGSVKVFDLKTLAVLQHLSGGQMHTNAVSSIDCHRDNNLMVSGSLDSTAKLYNTQTGKLLCTLSCQGVGSSEEESSVEAVSFCPETSVSLVVTGTLNGKISFWDIPTQIERQSYDQAAGVVKLVWHPKQSHLLFSAGLDGVVRLIDSRSGTLVREYTGHTANILDIAISFDGYHLVTSSDDQTCRVFEVNVDQ, via the exons ATGGGAGAAAACAATACCCCTCCTGTTTCACCACGTGAACAAGGGCCTAATGAATCTGACGAAGAAGGCATTGGAACACAGAATGAAGACGATGACTTTGAAGTGATTGAAGTGTATGAAGgaaatgaagatgaagaagatgtGACAGATGGGGAGTGGAGGGAAGAGGGTGAAGGAGAAATGGATGAAGCTGATGTACCTGATGATGCAGTAATAACATTTAAACAGCACTCTG gttCTGTATTTTGTTGTTCAATTGAACCAAAAGAAAGTAAACTTGTTGTGTCTGGTGGTGAAGACGACAAAGCTTTTGTGTGGAATATTTCAGATGGGGAGGTTGCATTTGAGTGTGGCAATCATCAAGACTCTGTTACCTGTGCCCTGTTTAGTCATGATGGCTGCTATGTTGCCACAGCTGATATGGGTGGTTTCATCCAAGTATGGAAGGTGGCAACTAAATCTGTGGTTTGGACATTTGAAACAGGAGAcctaaat TGGCTAGACTGGCATCCAGCATCCCATATTCTATTTGCTGGCACTGTTGCAGGTGAAACTTGGTTGTGGAAAATACCATCTGGAGATTGTAAAACGCTACCCGGCCATGGAGAGCGAAATGAATGTGGCAAGATTCTTCCAGACG GTAGGCGTATAGCTGTGGGTTACGTTGACGGTTCCGTGAAagtatttgatttgaaaaccTTGGCTGTTCTTCAACATTTAAGTGGAGGACAAATGCACACTAATGCTGTCTCCTCAATCGATTGCCACCGAGACAATAACTTGATGGTTTCTGGATCTCTCGATTCGACAGCAAAACTTTATAACACTCAAACTGGCAAG CTTCTCTGCACCCTGTCCTGCCAGGGCGTTGGCAGTTCCGAAGAAGAGAGTTCAGTGGAAGCAGTTTCGTTTTGCCCGGAAACATCTGTTAGCCTTGTCGTCACAGGCACGCTCAACGGGAAAATCAGTTTTTGGGATATACCAACTCAAATCGAAAGGCAGTCGTACGATCAGGCGGCCGGAGTGGTGAAACTTGTGTGGCATCCCAAACAGTCACATCTGCTTTTCTCCGCCGGCTTAGACGGAGTGGTTCGATTGATTGATTCGAGAAGTGGCACTCTGGTTCGTGAGTATACCGGCCACACCGCCAACATCTTAGACATCGCCATTTCATT CGATGGATATCACTTGGTTACATCCTCGGACGACCAAACTTGCCGGGTTTTCGAGGTGAACGTTGACCAATAA
- the LOC130685252 gene encoding RAC serine/threonine-protein kinase-like yields the protein MAESVAPAKTPSTIKEGWLLKRGEHIKNWRQRYFVLLDDGSLLGFKHKPEPSISLAEPLNNFTVKGCQIMKADRPKPFTFLIRGLQWTTVIERTFHVESEKEREEWMAAIEHVAERLHTDPDSNDVDMSAVSEENDLKGSSSPLSLSNKLVSSPIDAGNDEFQMKFLVTGTSNRPHHSGKKKVTLENFEFIKMLGKGTFGKVILCREKGTGHLFAIKILKKEVIIAKDEVAHTLTENRVLQTTNHPFLIALKYSFQTAERLCFVMEYVNGGELFFHLSRERIFSEDRTRFYGAEIVSALGYLHEQGIIYRDLKLENLLLDKDGHIKIADFGLCKEDITYGRTTKTFCGTPEYLAPEVLEDNDYGRAVDWWGLGVVMYELMCGRLPFYDRDHDVLFERILLEEVRFPRTLSQEAKDLLGGLLAKDPHKRLGGGPEDYKEITQHPFFLPISWTDLVQRKIPPPFKPQVVSETDTRYFESEFTGESVELTPPDPGPLHSISEEVEPPCYFEKFSYCPEVSSTLGSNTSLTHTALG from the exons atGGCTGAGTCTGTGGCACCAGCAAAGACTCCTTCTACCATAAAGGAGGGCTGGCTGCTTAAAAGAG GAGAACACATTAAAAACTGGCGTCAAAGATACTTTGTGCTGCTAGATGATGGGTCATTATTAGGATTCAAACACAAGCCTGAGCCAAGCATCAGTCTTGCTGAACCCTTGAACAATTTCACAGTAAAAGGATGCCAAATTATGAAAGCa GATCGCCCAAAACCATTCACCTTTCTGATTCGAGGTCTGCAATGGACGACTGTAATTGAAAGGACTTTTCATGTTGagtctgaaaaagaaag GGAAGAATGGATGGCTGCTATTGAGCATGTTGCTGAACGGCTTCATACAGACCCTGATAGCAATGATGTGGATATGTCCGCCGTTTCTGAAGAAAACGATCTAAAGGGCTCCTCATCACCGTTATCGCTGTCCAACAAACTGGTTTCTTCACCTATCGATGCAGGGAAtgatgaatttcaaatgaaatttcttgtaACTGGAACGTCTAATCGTCCTCATCAttcagggaaaaagaaagtg ACTTtggaaaattttgaatttatcaAAATGCTGGGTAAAGGCACTTTCGGAAAAGTGATTCTTTGCCGAGAAAAAGGCACTGGGCACTTGTTTGCcataaaaatcttgaaaaagGAAGTCATTATTGCGAAAGACGAAGTGGCGCACACGCTCACCGAAAACCGCGTGCTTCAAACCACCAACCATCCTTTTTTGatt gCGTTGAAATATTCCTTTCAGACGGCGGAACGTTTATGTTTCGTAATGGAATACGTCAATGGCGGTGAACTGTTCTTCCATCTTTCGCGCGAGCGAATCTTTTCTGAAGATCGGACGCGGTTTTACGGAGCGGAAATAGTTTCCGCGTTGGGCTACCTCCACGAACAGGGCATTATTTACAGGGATCTTAAG CTGGAAAACCTTTTACTCGATAAAGATGGACACATCAAAATAGCTGACTTTGGACTTTGTAAAGAAGATATCACTTACGGACGGACTACCAAAACCTTTTGTGGAACACCCGAGTACCTTGCCCCCGAAGTGCTTGAAGACAACGACTACGGGAGGGCAGTAGATTGGTGGGGCTTGGGTGTCGTGATGTATGAGCTCATGTGCGGTCGCCTCCCGTTTTACGACCGGGATCACGACGTTCTGTTTGAACGCATTCTTTTGGAAGAAGTTAGATTCCCCCGAACACTGTCGCAGGAAGCGAAAGATCTTCTTGGCGGTCTTCTAGCTAAGGATCCACATAAAAGATTAGGAGGTGGCCCGGAAGACTATAAAGAAATCACTCAACATCCATTTTTCCTACCGATTTCTTGGACAGATCTAGTTCAACGGAAG ATTCCACCACCGTTCAAGCCGCAAGTGGTGAGTGAAACAGACACCCGATACTTCGAATCAGAATTCACAGGCGAATCTGTGGAATTGACACCGCCAGATCCGGGGCCTCTACATAGCATCAGCGAGGAAGTAGAGCCGCCTTGCTATTTCGAAAAATTTTCCTACTGCCCGGAAGTTAGCTCCACTTTGGGTTCAAACACCTCGTTGACGCATACAGCGCTCGGTTAA
- the LOC130685210 gene encoding LOW QUALITY PROTEIN: mucin-4-like (The sequence of the model RefSeq protein was modified relative to this genomic sequence to represent the inferred CDS: inserted 1 base in 1 codon) — MANKTVRQKKLGPAPFASFEDSFEDLSSPESKGYQPMPEICEERNQQTDNTNDASASTSTAQTPTTPRIDVEQASSPSQAESGDSTPERELFGLDGMAADNLTSAFLEGAADVDLRSSAEEMGIPYSSDCSKERLSRNSSXLATGKSTPASRRDTGQQQVGEAQHPGNPLERRGSMGRNNGNNATDPFTFPCRETRLSSISSNVSATSGMSFLSAFSGRRSPSPHRMQLETSFCGPKTLASAAARETAEDEELQDFDASRRPSLLNPSTWLGHGSSRCASPVGTPSSPGFMRASMFKYVTEPRSRPTSPMGWNSAAPSPGTSLTIAGEFPGSSRWLASPRCQRRSSSPHRTLVETSFCGHMQMKVPDDEVAPRGPSPMPSTGSLLSIQSQPVKYATEPRSRPASPTASKSYLSLTPVPTDSRRNSLVLPGGRCPSPMIETSFCGPRHLVRKDSKEDLPSLGEAPRAPSSFSMKPSETGGQEATTSLRPIKYATEPRSRPASPVPNAQHAIVISASVCRTDSPILINRTARSPSPHRMRVETSFCGPKQIHQESVAGAKPDDQLTKENEPNVTEVSIHALPVKYATEPRSRPVSPSNMLSRNCPTPDPETRTMRSPSPMMVETSFCGNKSSVKNDDIPVNYQKVVNAGEPARQQSTIPVKYATEPRSRPSSPGLRLLSNHTTPVPDRRHRSPSPHRMLVETSFCGPKQMTRQESEIIEVVQSVCSRLQGRDQEEADDLSNSSGSVFELPIVRNHFNEQTIQSNSPSSSAMAYDEKQEVAEFPTNWPDQPVSEFAATWPILHMSTFELSPEKKSRSSSEDTASPPSQRSNGHIVSMPSKASTVTASPIPIRSGRQMPKPVPCPKPPQSFLPQSDSSAQSSPLASPALSRRFESASPSPSSPFPSRRTSLGSSLRSNQGAEDVQATDQPAREFNAKIMKGGDLSDESPHHSQPEKMDRKDGHKGRSVLSVLFGKRGGRSKLKDQDLEAVDEKSMMTSNQNGQQQESASRMLSLPLPSRDSSPGRSLGDSGQSGDDLDEADGFQHHVLDAGNESGDNLVESELDAVPGLAPISSDSPKEDISFLHQDSIEEELPFVPTTLPIERPIAPVITPVRMRTSEVKTTPIQRPRCSISFGPSSIGDYVKIARADSVVAEDPSGPPTTPKIIVSLPKPEREESVDDLASNVPAVKVTVGSVCSNWEAFSEQVFMQNSRKRLRQESEEVLEKNGTELSTPCETKPTQPAIPKSSQWVNVEELPEPVKEAKAIKVIKTSAIKEHTLQTVKVQATEDASGTRIGERTPDEDDVDKHLGLPVRKDSVSSETALLREIEEAELEEDRSPPADDDEASVSICQRHSQSSSLAELDSNLDDVEATELANSNLLSVAPFGMDLDVHSNRSSVVAPSEEIASSSPEDEEELPISTQ, encoded by the exons ATGGCCAACAAGACAGTACGGCAGAAAAAGTTAGGACCGGCTCCGTTTGCATCGTTTGAAGATTCATTTGAGGATCTCTCCAGCCCGGAATCTAAAGGCTATCAGCCGATGCCGGAAATTTGTGAAGAACGCAATCAGCAGACGGACAACACCAACGACGCCTCGGCGTCCACGTCCACCGCACAAACGCCGACAACGCCGAGGATCGACGTCGAGCAGGCCAGCAGTCCGTCGCAGGCGGAAAGTGGTGATTCGACACCCGAGAGGGAACTTTTCGGCCTGGATGGAATGGCCGCTGATAATTTGACGTCGGCTTTCCTGGAAGGAGCGGCCGACGTCGATCTTCGATCGTCGGCCGAAGAGATGGGCATCCCTTACTCGTCGGATTGCAGCAAGGAAAGACTTTCGAGGAATTCAT CTCTAGCAACGGGGAAGTCGACTCCAGCCAGCAGGAGGGATACTGGGCAACAACAAGTCGGCGAAGCTCAACATCCCGGCAACCCACTGGAACGAAGAGGATCCATGGGGAGAAACAACGGCAACAACGCTACGGATCCCTTCACATTTCCATGTCGAGAAACACGGTTGTCTTCCATCTCATCTAACGTTTCGGCCACCTCCGGCATGTCGTTCCTGTCGGCTTTCTCCGGCCGTCGATCCCCATCTCCGCATCGAATGCAATTGGAAACATCGTTTTGTGGGCCGAAAACGCTGGCCTCCGCTGCGGCAAGAGAGACTGCAGAGGACGAAGAGCTTCAAGATTTTGATGCTTCCAGACGTCCATCACTTCTCAATCCCTCTACGTGGTTAGGACATGGATCAAGCAGATGCGCCTCGCCTGTTGGTACTCCGTCATCCCCAGGCTTTATGCGTGCTAGCATGTTTAAGTACGTCACGGAGCCTCGATCACGTCCTACTAGTCCTATGGGTTGGAATTCAGCAGCTCCGTCGCCGGGGACGAGTCTGACCATCGCCGGTGAGTTCCCGGGTTCTTCGCGATGGCTAGCCTCCCCCAGATGCCAAAGACGTTCCTCGTCTCCTCATAGGACATTGGTAGAGACTTCCTTCTGCGGccatatgcaaatgaaagTGCCTGATGATGAAGTGGCGCCCAGAGGGCCCAGCCCTATGCCTAGTACTGGCTCGCTTTTGTCCATCCAGTCACAGCCCGTCAAATATGCCACGGAACCTCGTTCTCGGCCGGCAAGTCCGACGGCGAGCAAAAGCTATCTCAGCCTAACTCCCGTTCCGACAGATTCCCGCCGTAATTCTCTGGTTTTACCAGGTGGTCGTTGTCCATCACCAATGATCGAGACCTCCTTTTGCGGCCCGAGACATCTAGTGAGAAAAGATAGTAAAGAGGATCTTCCCAGTCTAGGTGAAGCTCCAAGAGCTCCTAGTAGTTTCTCGATGAAGCCGTCAGAAACCGGCGGCCAAGAAGCGACAACAAGTTTGCGGCCTATCAAATATGCGACAGAGCCACGTTCTAGACCAGCAAGTCCAGTACCGAATGCCCAGCACGCTATTGTAATCTCAGCATCTGTTTGCCGAACGGATTCGCCTATTTTAATCAACAGAACAGCTAGATCACCCTCACCGCACCGAATGCGAGTAGAGACATCATTCTGCGGACCCAAGCAAATCCACCAGGAATCCGTGGCCGGAGCGAAACCAGATGATCAACTTACCAAGGAAAATGAGCCTAACGTTACAGAAGTTTCAATACATGCCCTTCCGGTCAAGTACGCAACCGAACCGAGATCTCGTCCGGTTAGTCCCAGCAATATGTTGAGTCGTAATTGTCCGACTCCGGATCCGGAAACTCGAACCATGCGATCTCCTTCTCCGATGATGGTTGAAACATCATTCTGCGGCAATAAATCATCCGTCAAGAATGATGATATTCCCGTTAATTATCAAAAGGTTGTGAATGCTGGAGAGCCGGCCCGTCAGCAGTCAACCATCCCGGTCAAATATGCAACGGAACCCCGGTCACGACCAAGCAGCCCGGGCTTGCGTTTACTGAGCAACCACACCACTCCAGTACCCGATCGACGACATCGTTCGCCTTCGCCACATCGAATGCTAGTTGAAACATCGTTTTGCGGGCCCAAACAGATGACACGTCAAGAAAGCGAAATAATCGAAGTTGTCCAATCGGTTTGTAGTCGATTACAGGGACGGGATCAAGAAGAAGCAGACGATTTATCCAACTCCTCTGGTTCCGTGTTTGAATTGCCCATCGTACGGAACCATTTTAACGAACAAACAATACAGAGTAATAGCCCATCGTCGAGCGCAATGGCCTACGATGAGAAGCAGGAGGTAGCTGAGTTTCCGACCAATTGGCCAGACCAACCTGTCTCTGAGTTTGCAGCTACTTGGCCTATCCTTCATATGTCGACGTTCGAATTGTCCCCAGAAAAGAAATCTAGATCGTCCTCAGAGGACACGGCCAGCCCGCCGTCACAGCGTAGCAACGGACATATCGTATCGATGCCTTCAAAGGCTTCTACTGTAACCGCTTCGCCAATTCCGATACGATCAGGACGTCAAATGCCCAAGCCTGTGCCGTGCCCTAAGCCTCCTCAGAGCTTTCTTCCTCAATCCGACTCGTCAGCTCAGAGTTCTCCGCTAGCTTCTCCGGCTCTATCCAGACGTTTCGAATCCGCTTCACCGTCTCCTTCATCTCCGTTCCCGAGCCGGCGGACATCGCTAGGTAGTAGTCTGAGATCAAATCAAGGAGCCGAAGATGTTCAAGCGACGGATCAACCAGCCCGTGAATTTAATGCGAAAATAATGAAAGGCGGAGACTTATCAGATGAGAGTCCGCATCATTCGCAACCGGAAAAAATGGACAGGAAGGACGGCCATAAAGGACGGAGCGTTCTTTCCGTCCTCTTTGGAAAGCGTGGTGGGAGGAGCAAGTTAAAGGACCAAGATCTTGAAGCTGTCGACGAAAAATCAATGATGACCAGCAATCAAAACGGCCAGCAACAAGAATCGGCAAGTCGGATGCTTAGCCTTCCGTTGCCATCTCGCGATTCTTCACCTGGCCGATCTTTGGGAGATTCCGGTCAAAGCGGGGACGATTTGGACGAGGCCGATGGGTTCCAACATCACGTCTTAGATGCGGGTAACGAATCAGGCGACAACCTAGTAGAATCGGAATTGGATGCCGTGCCAGGTTTAGCTCCAATATCTAGTGATTCCCCAAAAGAAGACATAAGCTTTCTTCATCAAGATTCAATAGAAGAAGAATTGCCTTTCGTTCCGACAACGTTGCCAATCGAACGGCCTATCGCTCCGGTCATAACTCCCGTCCGGATGCGAACGAGTGAAGTCAAGACCACGCCCATTCAACGACCTCGTTGTTCCATCTCTTTCGGTCCGAGTTCCATTGGTGATTACGTCAAAATCGCCAGAGCGGATAGTGTTGTTGCGGAAGATCCGTCAGGACCTCCCACAACGCCGAAAATCATCGTATCGCTACCGAAACCGGAACGAGAAGAATCTGTTGATGATTTAGCATCAAATGTTCCTGCTGTTAAAGTGACAGTGGGCAGCGTTTGCAGCAATTGGGAAGCATTCTCGGAACAGGTCTTTATGCAGAACTCACGAAAGCGACTCCGACAAGAGAGTGAGGAAGTGTTGGAAAAGAATGGAACTGAGCTATCTACACCTTGCGAAACAAAGCCTACACAGCCAGCGATTCCCAAATCCAGCCAATGGGTCAACGTGGAAGAGCTTCCCGAACCTGTTAAAGAAGCTAAAGCCATTAAAGTAATCAAGACCAGCGCAATAAAGGAACACACTCTGCAAACTGTGAAGGTTCAAGCGACGGAGGATGCGTCTGGGACGAGGATAGGCGAAAGAACGCCCGACGAGGATGATGTAGACAAACATTTGGGCCTTCCGGTTCGTAAGGACTCCGTTAGCAGTGAGACGGCGCTGTTAAGGGAGATCGAAGAAGCTGAGTTGGAAGAGGATCGATCTCCTCCCGCCGACGATGACGAGGCATCTGTTTCGATTTGTCAAAGACATTCGCAGTCGAG